The following are encoded in a window of Panicum virgatum strain AP13 chromosome 5N, P.virgatum_v5, whole genome shotgun sequence genomic DNA:
- the LOC120672327 gene encoding cysteine proteinase inhibitor 12-like — protein MRVAATRVAAAPAPAPRPLLVLLLVLLVSAPLATGAAAMAGHVLGGVKENPAAANSAESDGLGRFAVEEHNKRQNALLEFVRVVEAKEQVVAGTLHHLTLEAIEAGRKKVYEAKVWVKPWLDFKELQEFVHKGDATTFTSADLGAKIGGHEPDWREVPVEDPAVKDAAHHAVKSIQERSNSLFPYELLEIVRAKAQVVEGFTKFDILMTLKRGSKEEKIKAEVHKNLEGAFVLNQHQPAEYDESSSQ, from the exons ATGCGCGTAGCCGCGACGCgagtcgccgccgctcccgctcccgctccgcgCCCCCTCCTCGTCCTGCTGCTGGTCCTCCTCGTCTCCGCGCCCCTCGCGACCGGAGCAGCGGCCATGGCCGGCCACGTCCTCGGCGGCGTGAAGGagaaccccgccgccgccaacagCGCCGAGTCCGACGGGCTCGGCCGCTTCGCCGTCGAGGAGCACAACAAACGCCAG AACGCGCTGCTGGAGTTCGTGCGCGTGGTGGAGGCCAAGGAGCAGGTGGTGGCCGGCACGCTGCACCACCTCACGCTCGAGGCCATTGAGGCCGGGAGGAAGAAGGTCTACGAGGCCAAGGTCTGGGTCAAGCCGTGGCTCGACTTCAAGGAGCTCCAGGAGTTCGTCCACAAGGGGGACGCTACCACCTTCACCAGCGCCGACCTCGGCGCCAAGATAG GTGGACATGAGCCTGATTGGCGTGAGGTGCCTGTGGAGGATCCTGCTGTCAAAGATGCTGCACACCATGCTGTGAAATCAATCCAAGAGAGGTCTAACTCCCTGTTTCCCTATGAACTTCTTGAGATCGTTCGTGCCAAGGCACAG GTTGTGGAAGGCTTCACGAAATTTGACATTCTGATGACGCTGAAGAGAGGCAGCAAGGAGGAGAAGATCAAAGCCGAGGTCCATAAGAATCTGGAAGGGGCCTTCGTGCTGAACCAGCATCAGCCAGCAGAGTACGATGAGTCTAGCAGCCAGTGA
- the LOC120674291 gene encoding cationic peroxidase 1-like — translation MVGRQQAAGGSRWRGGGGAAAAWWWVAVVLGHLVAPARAGLLETNPGLAYNFYQKSCPSVDSIVRSVTWAQVAANPALPARLLRLHFHDCFVKGCDASILLDNAQSEKTAGPNQSVGGYEVIDAIKAQVEQACPGVVSCADILALAARDAVSYQFKASLWQVETGRRDGTVSLASNTGALPSPFAGFAGLLASFQNRGLNLTDLVALSGAHTIGVASCSSVTPRLYQGNATSVDPLLDAAYARALMSSCPSAAAPGTVNLDGGTALKFDSSYFTNVLNKQGTLASDAALTQNAAAAQMVQDLTNPIKFYAAFSMSMKKMGRVEVLTGTSGQIRKQCRQVNSS, via the exons aTGGTGGGGAGGCAGCAAGCGGCAGGGGGGTCgcggtggcgaggcggcggtggcgccgcggcggcgtggtggtgggtGGCCGTGGTCCTGGGCCATTTAGTGGCGCCCGCGCGGGCGGGGCTCCTCGAGACCAACCCGGGCCTGGCCTACAACTTCTACCAGAAGAGCTGCCCCAGCGTGGACTCCATCGTCCGCAGCGTCACTTGGGCGCAGGTCGCCGCCAACCCCGCGCTCcccgcccgcctcctccgcctccacttccacgactgcttcgtcAAG GGGTGCGACGCGTCGATCCTGCTGGACAACGCGCAGAGCGAGAAGACGGCGGGGCCGAACCAGTCGGTGGGCGGCTACGAGGTGATCGACGCCATCAAGGCGCAGGTGGAGCAGGCGTGCCCGGGCGTCGTGTCGTGCGCCGACATCCTCGCCCTGGCGGCGCGCGACGCCGTCTCGTACCAGTTCAAGGCGTCGCTGTGGCAGGTGGAGACCGGGCGGCGGGACGGCACCGTGTCGCTGGCGTCCAACACGGGCGCGCTGCCGTCCCCGTTCGCGGGCTTCGCCGGCCTCCTCGCCAGCTTCCAGAACCGCGGGCTCAACCTCACGGACCTCGTCGCGCTCTCCGGCGCGCACACCATCGGCGTCGCCAGCTGCTCCAGCGTCACGCCGCGGCTGTACCAGGGGAACGCCACCAGCGTCGACCCGCTGCTGGACGCCGCCTACGCCCGCGCGCTCATGTCGTCGTgcccctccgcggcggcgcccggcaccGTGAACCTCGACGGCGGCACGGCGCTCAAGTTCGACAGCAGCTACTTCACCAACGTGCTCAACAAGCAGGGGACGCTCGCCTCCGACGCCGCGCTcacgcagaacgccgccgcggcgcagaTGGTGCAGGACCTCACCAACCCCATCAAGTTTTACGCCGCCTTCTCCATGTCCATGAAGAAGATGGGCCGCGTCGAGGTGCTCACCGGCACCAGCGGCCAGATCAGGAAGCAGTGCCGCCAGGTCAACAGCTCCTga